The stretch of DNA CTGAAGCCGATGAACAGGGCCATGAACATGACACCGAGCGCGATGCCGGCGGTGAACACACTGGTACGTCCGTCGCGGCGCGGTGCGTCGCCCACGGTGACGGTGCGCAACTCGGGGGGTTGCGTGAGCGAACGAAGCTGCGCGGCGTCGAGCCCCAGCTGGCCCGCGCGTTCCTGCACGAGCAGGCCGGCGAATCGCGCACCGACCAGATCGGTCCAACGGCGTTCGCGACGCACCCGCAGCTCCCAGGTGCCGTCGTCGGCCTCCAGCAGCGCGGCGTCGATCGCCTCGACCGCGAGCAGCGAATCGACGTCGGTGGCGGAGCCCGGTTCGAAGTGCACACCCGAGAGGGTCACACCCTCGGCGGGCAGTACGGTGAGCCCACCGACCACCCGGACCGTGCGCGCGTCGTCGCCCAGCCCGGTGACGAACTCGCCGAAGGAACCGCCCGCACCGAACATCACCGCGAAGATCAGCGCGCCCACGATCAGGTCCCGCGCCTTGGCGAAGCGCAGGAACTCCCAGCGCGTCACGGCCCACACCCGCGCGTTCATTCGGCGGCCTCCCGTGGGTCGTCTTCGTCGAGCCCGGACCGTCCCACGGTGCGCAGGAAGATCTCGTGCAGGCGCTCGGCGGAACTGCTGACGTCGCGCACGCTCCATCGACCCGTCAGTGCATGCAGGACGGCACCGACCTCGACGTCTGGGTCGAGCCGCAGCGACCACGCGCCACCGCCCGTGGCCTCGGCCTGCTCGACGCCGGCCACGGACTCCAGTTCATGCGCATCGACCGCACCGCCGATCCCGACCGCCAACCGGGCCCCGCTGCGCGTGCTCCGGCGGATCTCCGGCAGAGCGCCACGGAGCACGACCCTGCCCTGGTCCATCAGCACGAGGCGGTCGGCGAGCTGCTCCACCAGGTCCATCTGATGCGCGCTCAGCAGCACCGTGGTCCCGCGGTCGCGCAGCGCGCGGATCTCCTCGACGAAGCGCTGCTGGTTGACCGGATCGAAGCCGCTGAAGGGCTCGTCGAGCACGGCCAGTCGCGGCTGGTGCAGCACCGCGGCCAGGAACTGCACCTTCTGCTGGTTGCCCTTGCTCAGACGATCGACCCGCTCGTCGCCGCGGTCGCCCAGTCCGAAGCGCTCGAGCTCCTCGGCCGCCCGCGCCCGCGCCCGGCCGCGGTCCATCCCGCGCAGCACCGCGAAGTGCTCGAGCGTTCGGCGCACCGGAACGTCGCGGATCAGGCCGCGGTCCTCGGGCAGATAGCCCAGGTCACCGGCGGCCGGCCGCGCGACCGCACGACCGTCGACGTGGAAGGTGATCGTCCCCGCGTCCGGACGCAGGATCCCCACGAGCATGCGGACCGTGGTGGTCTTGCCGGCGCCGTTGGGGCCGAGCAGGGCCAGGACCTCTCCGCGGCGCAGATCCAGGTCGACGGCGTCGACGGCCAGGGTGCTCCGGAAGCGTTTGGTGATCGCGCGTGCCTCGACCAGACACACGCCGTCGGAGGACGGGGGCGCGACTCCGTCGGGCGGGGCCATGGGGCTCCTCGAGTGGGGGGAACCGAAGACCTACGAAAGCTGTCCGGGCCGGGTTGCGCACCCCGATCACGGGTGGGACGGCGCCTCGGCCGTATGTTAGCATCCGCGACCGGCCTGCGCCCGACTTCGTGTCCCGATCCGATCCTGACCGCTGGAGTCGTCCATGGAGCACTCGTCCGCGCTGATCACCAACGATGCCGTCGTGCTCGGCATGCTCATGGTGATCCTCACCTTCGTCTTCCGCACCGCGCACAGCAGCCATCCGACGTGGAAGAAGTTCTACACCTACGTGCCCAGTCTGCTGCTGTGCTACTTCATCCCGTCGTTGCTCAGCACCTTCGGGGTCGTGGACGGCGACGAGAGCAACCTGTACTTCGTGGCATCACGCTATCTGTTGCCGACGAGTCTGGTGCTGCTCACCCTGAGCATCGACATCCCCGCGATCCTGCGGCTGGGGCCCAAGGCGCTCACCATGTTCTTCACCGGGACCTTCGGCATCGTGATCGGCGGACCGCTCGCGATCCTGATCGTCGCGACCTTCAGCCCCGAGACCGTGGGCATGGGGACCGACGACGTGTGGCGCGGTCTGACCACCGTGGCCGGTAGCTGGATCGGCGGCGGCGCGAACCAGACGGCCATGAAGGAGGTCTTCCGGGTTCCCGACGACGTGTTCAGCGCCCTGGTGGCGGTCGACGTGATCGTGGCCAACATCTGGATGGCCATGCTGCTGTACGCCGCCGGTCGCTCGAAGGCGATCGACGCGAGCATCGGGGCCGACAACTCGGCGATCGAGGATCTCAAGCACCGCGTGGCCGACTACCAGGCCTCGATCGCGCGCATCCCCACCCTGACCGACCTCGTGACCGTGCTCGGTGTGGGCTTCGGCGTGACCGCCATCGCGCACTTTCTCGGCGACATCATCGCCCCCGCCCTGCTCGAGGCCGCGCCGCAGCTCCAGCGCTTCAGCCTGACCAGCAAGTTCTTCTGGCTCGTGGTGATCGCGACCACCGCCGGCCTGATCATGAGCACCCACTCGAAGAGCCGCGAACTCGAGGGCGTGGGCGCGAGCCGCATGGGCAGCGCCATGCTCTACGTCCTGGTCGCGTCGATCGGCATGAAGATGGACCTCACCGCGATCTTCGAGCGCACCGGGCTGTTCCTGGTCGGCCTGATCTGGATCTCCATCCACGCCGGTCTGCTGATCCTGATGGCCCGCGTGATCAAGGCACCGGTGTTCTTCCTGGCCGTCGGCTCACAGGCGAACGTGGGCGGCGCGGCCAGCGCCCCGATCGTGGCCAGTGCCTTCCACCCGGCACTGGCGCCGGTGGGCGTGTTGCTGGCGGTGTTCGGCTACGCAGTCGGGACCTACGCGGCGTGGTTCTGCGGGATCCTGATGCAGACGGTGGCGTCGTAGGAGACGGCCGCGTCCGTGGCGGAACTTCCCCCGGTGCACCTGGGGAAGTTCCGCGCGGGAACCCGCGCGGACCTACTCTCCCCACCACTCCAGGGCTTCGGCCCGCCGGCGGCGCAGGTCCTCCGCCGCCACCTGATCCCACTGCGGCGGCAACTCCCAGGCCCAGGTGGGGTCGTCACGCAGGGCCTCCACGTCGGTCAGCACCCGCGCCTTGCCCATGAACGCGGCCGCCAGGCGATCGGCATCGACGTGCAGACGCGCCGTGCGCCCGGAGAAGCCGTCGAGTCCATCGGCGCGGGTGATCCGGCCGGGCAGGACGACCTCCAGCGAGACGTCCAGCCCCTCGATCACCGGGCGGATCCGCTGGCGGATCGCCGCCAGCAGATCGTCGGACAGGCTCACGCCGGTCATGCCGATCCGCCGGGGTGACGGCAGAGGGAGGGGATCGTCCAGGTACACGAGGAAACCCGGGCGCAGGCCGATGCGCCCGCGGTCGAGTCCGGCGTCGAAACCCAGCGCCTCGATCGTGCGGCCATCCTGGCGGCCCAGGAAACGCACGGCGCCGATGTCGTCGAAGAAGACCTCGCTGCGCCAGCGGCGTTCCCCGTCGGCCTCGACGATCCGCGGCCGCGACCACGCGACGAAGCCGGGGTCGGTGAAGCGGGCCAGCTGATCGGGCGTACGGAATCCCTCGAGGGGATCGCCGAACATCGGCGGCCACTGGGCGACCTCGTAGCCGAGGTCGAGCGCGATGCTGCCGGAGCCGTCGGGGAGCACGGTCAGACGCGCGGTGCCGTCGACACAGCCACTCAGGGTCGACACCAGCAGGGCCGCCACGATCGTCCGGGTCACGCGCACGGAATCACCACCGCTTCGGGGGTCGGCCCGGGAGATCGCCCGGGCCATGGGTCCACGGCCCCAGCCGTCCGCCCAAGGTGCGCGACGCCTCTGCGCTCCGCCAGTGGAGCGTCACCGGGAATCAGGCCTTCACCAGCGCCGAGTGGAGCACCAGACCGATCTGCGCGGCCAGGCCGTTCAACTCCTGCGCCGATTCGAACGCACAGTCGGCCCCATCGGGGCCGTGGTCGGCGAAGAGGACGGCGGCCACGCCCTCCGGCGAGACCACGGGCGCACAGGCGAAGCCGCAGGTCTTCGTCCGTTCGAGCAGCGCCTCGCCGGCCTGCCCCTCGTAGGCCTCGCTCCGCGCGGCCGGGACATGGAACGGGCGCCTCTGCAGTGCGCACAGCGCCACCGCACCGGTGTCGTGGCGCAGGGGAAGCGTGAGCCGGACGACGGGATCGTCCATCCCCGCGCCCTGCCAGATCATCGGCCGCAGTTCGTGACGGTCGTGGTTCACGCGGAACAGGATCACGCGCTCCAGACCGAGCACCTGCACCACGCCGTCGAGGATCTCGCGCAGCAGGTCCTTGGGCCGCCGCCCCGAGGCCACCCCGGTGCCGATGGCGCGGTACAATTCGAGCTGGCGCGCGGTGCGCTCGGCCTTCTCCTCTTCGCTCATGGGCGGGGCGACACTGGCGCTGCCCTCGGCATTGACCAGGACACCGAACGACCGCAGATCGCCCATCGACAAGTCGACGGCCGAGGCGAGCTGCGAGATCTCCTGATCGATCTCCTGGTAGAGTTCGTCGATCTGCGCCAGCGGAATCCCCAGGGTCTTCCCCGCACGGTTCAGCACCTTCATCTCGCGCGCCTGGGATTCGTCGGAGAACGTGAAACGGCTCATCGCGTCGGCGTAGATGATCGTCGCGATCTGCGGATCGAGCTGACGCGGCGGATGCAGCGGGTCGAAGTCGTGGTGATCGCCGATCACGGTCTGGATGCTGGTGGGCAGCTTCCACCGCGCGGCGAGCCGACGGCCCGCACGATCGTGACTCATGCCGAAGTGCTTGCGTTCGGCGTCGATCGTGTGCACGCCGCGTTCGATCTCGTCGAGCACCTGATCGTAGGCCGCCGGCGAGCACTCGATCAAGACGACCTTGCCCACGTCGTGGATCAGTGCGGTGACGAACGCCTCCTCGGGCGGCATGCGCCCGCTGGCCTCGGCCAGACGCTGCGCGAAGGCCGCGGCGATCAACGAGTGCTGCGTCACCTGCAGCAGATGCGGCGAACGCGACAGCTTGCTCATCATGTCGAACACGCTCAGACCCAGCGCGAGCTTGCGCACCGTCTCGAAGCCCAGCGCGATCACCGCCCGCCGCACGGTGGTGACCTTCTCGCGCCCGCGTCGCTGGTACATGGCGCTGTTGACCATGCGGAGCACGCGCATCGTGAGCGACTGGTCACGGAGGATCACCTGAGCGAGGTCGTCCGCACTGCTGCGGTCGTCGGTGGCCACCTTCTGGATCTGCAACAGCGTGTGCGGCAGGATCGGCAGCTCACCGATGGTCTCGATCTGCGCCAGGACGTCGGCCGAGTTCATACGCGCACCCCGGATGCGGACAGCGGCTTCGCGACCCCGGGCGGTGGTCCGGGGCCTGCCCGGGGATCGGCGGATCCGGCGATGGACTTGAGCGCGGCCGTCGGAGGGGAGCGGAGCCGGGGCGCGGTCGCGCGCACGCGGTCGCGCGCACGCGGTCCGGGCGTGCGGACGGGGCGGCGCGCCGTGGTGCTCAGTCGTGGCGGCGTTCGGGGTCGTCCGGGGCGTCGCCTTCGCCGGGATCCGCCTCGTCGGACGGCTGGCCTTCGGGTCCCGGCTGCTCGCGACGCGGCTCGTCGTCGTGTGGAGGCTCGTCGTGCGGAGGCTCGTCGTGCGTCGGTTCCTCGTGCAGACCGTCGTGCGTGGGTTCCTCGGCCTCGACGTCGGCGTCCTCCACGGGCGGCTCGGGATGTGGCAGGTCGTCGCCGTCCGTCTCCGTGGCGTCGTCGACGGTTTCGGGTGGTGGTTCGTGGGCTGGTCCCGGCTCGGGGCGCGGCCCTTCTTCCTCGCCGCTCTCCGAGGTGGCTGCTTCCGCGGGGGAAGTGGGGTCCGTCGTCGATGCGCCTCCGGTCGCCGCACTTCCACCGGCCGAACCAGCGGCCGCACCGGAACCCTCCGTCCCCACCGTCTCCGACCACCGCGGGCTCGCTCCCCCCGGGCCTTCGGGTTCGACCTTCTCGGGGAACTCCTCGCGGTCGCGGCGCGCCTGATGCTGCTGGAAGAGCATCCACGCCCCGCCCGCGATCAGGCCGAGCGGCACGATCACCTTGAGGACCAGGCCGAGCAGATCGAACACGATCTCGAGCAGGCCGACGAAGATTCCCAATGTGAAGAAGTACAGGACGGCCGCGCCGGCGATGGCCATCCAGCCGGGAACCATGGCGTCGCGGCGCCGCGGGTCGACCCTCGCCATGGCCAGCAGCCCGAGGCCGGGCGCGGCGAGGAAGAAGGGCCAATGGTCCTGCATGGACAGACCGGCTGTGATCAGCAGCAGGAAGGCACCGATCAGGATCAGCGTGGTCCCGGTGAACACCTGGCCCGAGTCGGCACGCTTGCGGCGATAGTCGAAGAGGACGATCGCGCCGATGACGACCACGGCCAGCGGCCACAGCCACTTCAGGGGGGTGACCCCGAGCTCGCCGAGCAGCATCAGTAGACCGATGCCGACCAGCGCCGCTCCCATCACGCGATTGCCGTGGTCGCCCATGTCGTCCGTCCTCGCCGTTGGCGGATGCAGACCGTCGTATCGGGTCCGACGCAGCCCGGCCATCCGGGGTTCCCCGAGCTTCGCACCACCGTCCTCCAGTGTACAGCCCCGCCGGAGCTTCGGCTCGCGAACGTGCAAAGGCCCTCCGCACCGTGTGCAGAGGGCCTTTGCGACCGTGAAGAACCATGTAGTCGTTCGTCCACGCCTGCGGCGCACTCGAGGCCGCATTCAGAGTATCGGACCCGGGTCCTCCGGACTTGAGCGAAAAATCGCCCTCGCCACGAAAAAAGTGCGGCGGCCCCTGCCGTGGAGCCGCCGCACCCCTCTCTCACTCACTCCCGGCGGCGTCGCTCCGCTCGACCCGGCGCGGCGCCGTCCCATCCATCCCCGGTGCGTGGTTCCCACCCCACGCGCAACGCCGGACCCTCGACCGGCGGGGGGATCGATCCGGTGCGCCCCTCGATTCCGCGGGCAGGTCGGCAGGCGCCGACGTCTGCTGCGGAAGGGCCCGGAGCCTCGTCGCGACGGAGCTCGGGGCCGGTCACAGGGTCACCGCGTTCGGGCCGTCGATCGCCCGGGGAACCCGATCTGCAATCGGGAATCGACTCCTGGCGACGGCCGCGTGTCCTCCCCTGGGGACGGCAAAGGGTCGGAGGTCCCCCGGCGATCCGGGTGGGTCCCCAGCGGGGACCTCCTAACCTTTGTCTTTCCAAGCACTTCCGGAGCCTTGTCGAGTACGGTCGGAAGAGGTTCCTTCAGCGCGGGTACGGACGGAGATCGACCACTGCTCCTTTCGTGCCAGAAGGGCGGGGTGGCCTCAGCCGGCCGTGTCGAGGATCGAGACGACCTTCGAGCGCACGACCCATCGTTGCAACGACTCGGCGTTGCCGAGAACGACGATCCCCCGCCCTCGGTCGGGCCACAGGGTCAGAAGGGCGCGGATGCCGTCGACGGACCCGGCGTGCCGCACGGTCCACTCGTCGCTACCGGTCTCGATCTGCCAGCCCAGGCCCTGATCGACACCCGGCCAGTCGGTCGTCGCCGCGGACTCGAACATCGCATCCCAGTGCCGTGCCGACGCCAGACGCGGAGACCGGCCGAGGACTGCCTCCATCCAGCGGGTCAGGTCCACGACACTCGCCCGCAGGCCCTCGCTCGGCGCCGCGTCCGGATCCGCCGGCAGGGCGACCGCTCTTCGACCGCCGCCGAACCAGCAGCCGACGTGGCCGTCCACGACACTCGGCACGGTCGTGTCGAACGTCGAGTGTTCCATCCCGGCCGGCTCGAGGACACGGCGTCGCGCCACGGCTGCGAAGGGCTCACCCGCGATTCGCTCGACCACCCGGCCGAGCAGGTCGAAGTTCGCGTCGGCGTAGGACCAGACCTTCGTGCCCGTCGAGACCTTCCCGGAGAGCACTGCATCCGGTCCGTCGCCATCGCGCAGTCCCGAGCGATGCGTCAGCAGCTCCCGCGGTGTGATCCGCACTCCTTCGAATCCGAACTCCGACAGCGGAGCGTCGAGCGCCAGGCGCCCGTCGTCGACGAGCTGCAGCACCACCAGCGTGGTGAACAACTTCGAGATCGACGCCGCGGGGAAGGGCGTATCCGGTCGTAGCGCTGTCGCAGGCTCGAGCGTCGCCACGCCGAAGCTGCGCACGTAGGCCATGGCCCCCTCCTCGACCACACCGACGGCGAGACCCGGAATGCCCTGCTCGGATCGAACCGTGAGGAGTTCGCGATCGAGTTCCTCGACCACCGCAGGGTCGAGCGTGGTCGAACCGCGCGGGTCGGTCACGGGTGGCAGGCCGTCGGGGCAGACGCAGCCCACCGTCGCAACCCCGACGGCGGCAGCCGCCACGAGGCGGCGGACGACACGATTCATGGAATCCTCGCAGGATCGGGAGTCGGTACGGAAGACGGACTCCGGCCCCGACGTGTGACAGCTCCGGCTCGGTCGATTCGAACGCGAGCGACCGCCTACGCCGCCTGAAGGACGTTGTAGGAGTTGTCGCGCTGGGCGGGCTCGAATCCGGCGTCGCGGATCAGGTCCTTCATCTGGTCGAGGCTCAGACGGAAGGCCACGCCGGCTTCGCTGACGACGTTCTCCTCCATCATCACGCTGCCGAGATCGTTCGCGCCCCAGAACAACGACATCTGGCCGACCTTCCGCCCCTGGGTGACCCAGCTCGACTGGAAGTTGTCGACGTTGTTCAGGGCCAGTCGGCAGATGGCGAGCATGCGAAGGTACTCCAGGCTGCCCTTCGACGGCGCGGTCGGGATCTCCGCGAGCTGCTCGGGGTTGTTCTCGGTGAGCGGCGTGAAGCCCGGCTGGAAGGTCCAGGGGATGAAGGCCGTGTAGCCGCCCGTCCTCGCCTGGCTCTCGCGCACGCGCAGCAGGTGCTCCACGCGCTCGGGCAGGGTCTCGATGTGCCCGAACATCATGGTGGCACTGGTCTTCATGCCCAGTTCGTGGGCCTCTTCCATGATCCGGATCCAGCCCGCGGCATCGACCTTGGTCTTGGCCAGGGCCGTCCGCACACGGTCGTTCAGGATCTCCGCGCCGCCACCGGGCACGCTGTCCAGCCCGGCTGCCTGCAGCTCCTTCAGCACGACCGAGGTCGGCATCTTCCAGATCTTCGCGAAGTGCGCGATCTCGCTCGGGCTGAAGCCGTGGATGTGGACGGGGTAGCGCTCCTTGATCGAGCGCAGCATGCCCTGGTACCAGTCGAGCTGCAGGTTCGGGTGGTGGCCACCCTGCAGCAAAAGCTGCGTCCCGCCGATCGCGAGCAGTTCCTCGATCTTCTCGTGGATCTGCTCGTACTCGAGCACGTAGTGGTCGTCGTCGGTCTTGTGCCGGTAGAACGCGCAGAACGTGCAGTTCACGTAGCACACGTTCGAGTAGTTGATGTTGCGGTCGACCACGTAGGTGACCTTGTCCGGCGGGCACCGGTGCAGGCGCAGCGCGTGGGCCGCGCGGCCGAGCGCGTGGACGTCGGCCTCCTCCATGAGCATGAGGATCTCGCCGCCGGGCAGGGCTTCGCCCTCGACGGCGCGGACGAGGATGTCGTTGATCTCGGGATCGTGGCTGTAGGTCGTGCTCATGGGACCGGTGCTCGGGGGAATCGCCGCAGGCGTTCAGGATCGCCAAGAAGGGGTTCGGGCGCAACGGCTTCGCGGATGAGGGCTGTTCGCCGGTCGGACAGGTGTTCTCCGGGACGGGCACATCGGGACGGTGCCTGCGGCCTCGCCCGGTTCTTCGTCGAAACCACGCCCCCCTGTCACCGAACCACGGCAGGGGTTGCGCAATGCCTTAGGATGTTCCGCAGCATCTCGTCTCATCACCTCGGAAGCGAAAGTGAGCATTGGGTATGGATTTGTTGGTCACCGCGGCGATCGCCCTCGTCGCGGGCATCGGTGTCGGCATCCTGGTCTCCGGCCGCCTGGACCGGCCGAACAAGCGTACGCGGATCCTCGAGGCCGACCTCGACTCGACCCGGACGGAGCTGGCGTCGTACCGGCAGTCGGCCCTCGCCCAGTTCACGCAGACGGCCGAGAGGTTCAAGGACCTCAACGACGCCTACGTGGCTCTCCACCGTCAGCTCGCCGAGAGTGCCCACCGCCTCTGTGGTACCGAGATCGGTCGACTGCTCGAGGAGCCCCGGACCGAGGGCCAGCTCGCCGCGGACGAGGCATCGACCGGCCAGGACGCGGACGGCGGAGTCGGAGAGACCGTCCACAGGGGCGCGATCCCCTGGTCGGAATCGGTCGCGGGGACGGCGGCCGGAGCGGATGCAGCGGGCTCCGCGTCCGAGGAGGCCAGTGCCGCGGGCCGCGGGTCGGACGAAGCGACGGACGAAGCCTCCCGGTCCGACGGTGCCCTGGCCGAGGACTCCGGATCCGCGCCGAGCGAGGACACGGGACAGGACGCCTCGTCCGGAACGGAGGAACCCCCGAGGACTCCCGAGAGCGGCGCGGCGGCCGCCGGAGGCAACGGCGACGGCGACGCTGCCGAAACGAACGAGGACGGCGAGCGGCCCCTGACCCGGACCGAAGCCTTCCGTGCTGCGCGGGCGGAACGCGCCGCGGCCACAGCCAGCGGTGAACCCCGGAGTGACGATGCTCGCTCGGACGACGGGGGGGCGTCGGAGAACCGCGGAGCCGCTGCCTGAGGTCCGGTCTCGGCGGGCCGTGGGGTCGCACGGCCTGCAGAGTCCCGCGATCGGAAATCGCACGAAATACTTTGTTCGGCAGCCGAACATAGTGTAGGGTCCTGGGGTCGGGCATCCGACCCGGTCCCCAAGGCCGGCGAGTCCCGGACCGCTCCGTGGGCTTCACCGCCCCGGGCGCGACGGCTCGCGGGTCCATCCTCGTCGGTGCCCGATCCCGTGGACTCCTGGGCGCTGCTCGCGTCGCGTGCAGGACTCCGATTTTCCGAAAGCAACAACTCAGCGTCCGTGCTGAGGAGGTTCTCATGCATTTGAGCAAGATGTTGATCGTCGCACTCGCGGCATTCGCCCTGATCGCAGCCCCGGCGCAGGCCGACCCCCTCGACCTGTCGGTCAATGGTGGATTCGAGACCGGAACCTTCGACGGTTGGGAACTCTTCCCCACCGGCCCGGATCAGTTCACGATCGTCACGCCCGGTTCCGACAGTGACAACGCGGGCTGCATCGACAACACGGTGCCCGCGTCGGCGGCGCTGATGAAGAACGCCAACATCGGGATCGGCGTCGTCGAGCCGAACCAGATGGTCACGATCTCCTTCGACGCCCGTGGCGAGTTCGGCCCGGGTGGCGTCGCCTTCGCCGAGTTCTTCTCCGAGCTCGACGGCGGCGGAGTGTCCGCCTCCGAGATCCTGGGCGGCGCTCCCCTGGCCCTCGACCCGGATCCCTCGGTCTGGAAGTCGTTCTCGTTCACGGCC from Candidatus Krumholzibacteriia bacterium encodes:
- a CDS encoding DUF1043 family protein, with translation MDLLVTAAIALVAGIGVGILVSGRLDRPNKRTRILEADLDSTRTELASYRQSALAQFTQTAERFKDLNDAYVALHRQLAESAHRLCGTEIGRLLEEPRTEGQLAADEASTGQDADGGVGETVHRGAIPWSESVAGTAAGADAAGSASEEASAAGRGSDEATDEASRSDGALAEDSGSAPSEDTGQDASSGTEEPPRTPESGAAAAGGNGDGDAAETNEDGERPLTRTEAFRAARAERAAATASGEPRSDDARSDDGGASENRGAAA
- a CDS encoding ATP-binding cassette domain-containing protein, yielding MAPPDGVAPPSSDGVCLVEARAITKRFRSTLAVDAVDLDLRRGEVLALLGPNGAGKTTTVRMLVGILRPDAGTITFHVDGRAVARPAAGDLGYLPEDRGLIRDVPVRRTLEHFAVLRGMDRGRARARAAEELERFGLGDRGDERVDRLSKGNQQKVQFLAAVLHQPRLAVLDEPFSGFDPVNQQRFVEEIRALRDRGTTVLLSAHQMDLVEQLADRLVLMDQGRVVLRGALPEIRRSTRSGARLAVGIGGAVDAHELESVAGVEQAEATGGGAWSLRLDPDVEVGAVLHALTGRWSVRDVSSSAERLHEIFLRTVGRSGLDEDDPREAAE
- a CDS encoding serine hydrolase domain-containing protein; the encoded protein is MNRVVRRLVAAAAVGVATVGCVCPDGLPPVTDPRGSTTLDPAVVEELDRELLTVRSEQGIPGLAVGVVEEGAMAYVRSFGVATLEPATALRPDTPFPAASISKLFTTLVVLQLVDDGRLALDAPLSEFGFEGVRITPRELLTHRSGLRDGDGPDAVLSGKVSTGTKVWSYADANFDLLGRVVERIAGEPFAAVARRRVLEPAGMEHSTFDTTVPSVVDGHVGCWFGGGRRAVALPADPDAAPSEGLRASVVDLTRWMEAVLGRSPRLASARHWDAMFESAATTDWPGVDQGLGWQIETGSDEWTVRHAGSVDGIRALLTLWPDRGRGIVVLGNAESLQRWVVRSKVVSILDTAG
- the mqnC gene encoding cyclic dehypoxanthinyl futalosine synthase, which codes for MSTTYSHDPEINDILVRAVEGEALPGGEILMLMEEADVHALGRAAHALRLHRCPPDKVTYVVDRNINYSNVCYVNCTFCAFYRHKTDDDHYVLEYEQIHEKIEELLAIGGTQLLLQGGHHPNLQLDWYQGMLRSIKERYPVHIHGFSPSEIAHFAKIWKMPTSVVLKELQAAGLDSVPGGGAEILNDRVRTALAKTKVDAAGWIRIMEEAHELGMKTSATMMFGHIETLPERVEHLLRVRESQARTGGYTAFIPWTFQPGFTPLTENNPEQLAEIPTAPSKGSLEYLRMLAICRLALNNVDNFQSSWVTQGRKVGQMSLFWGANDLGSVMMEENVVSEAGVAFRLSLDQMKDLIRDAGFEPAQRDNSYNVLQAA
- a CDS encoding DUF819 family protein gives rise to the protein MEHSSALITNDAVVLGMLMVILTFVFRTAHSSHPTWKKFYTYVPSLLLCYFIPSLLSTFGVVDGDESNLYFVASRYLLPTSLVLLTLSIDIPAILRLGPKALTMFFTGTFGIVIGGPLAILIVATFSPETVGMGTDDVWRGLTTVAGSWIGGGANQTAMKEVFRVPDDVFSALVAVDVIVANIWMAMLLYAAGRSKAIDASIGADNSAIEDLKHRVADYQASIARIPTLTDLVTVLGVGFGVTAIAHFLGDIIAPALLEAAPQLQRFSLTSKFFWLVVIATTAGLIMSTHSKSRELEGVGASRMGSAMLYVLVASIGMKMDLTAIFERTGLFLVGLIWISIHAGLLILMARVIKAPVFFLAVGSQANVGGAASAPIVASAFHPALAPVGVLLAVFGYAVGTYAAWFCGILMQTVAS
- a CDS encoding HDOD domain-containing protein, whose amino-acid sequence is MNSADVLAQIETIGELPILPHTLLQIQKVATDDRSSADDLAQVILRDQSLTMRVLRMVNSAMYQRRGREKVTTVRRAVIALGFETVRKLALGLSVFDMMSKLSRSPHLLQVTQHSLIAAAFAQRLAEASGRMPPEEAFVTALIHDVGKVVLIECSPAAYDQVLDEIERGVHTIDAERKHFGMSHDRAGRRLAARWKLPTSIQTVIGDHHDFDPLHPPRQLDPQIATIIYADAMSRFTFSDESQAREMKVLNRAGKTLGIPLAQIDELYQEIDQEISQLASAVDLSMGDLRSFGVLVNAEGSASVAPPMSEEEKAERTARQLELYRAIGTGVASGRRPKDLLREILDGVVQVLGLERVILFRVNHDRHELRPMIWQGAGMDDPVVRLTLPLRHDTGAVALCALQRRPFHVPAARSEAYEGQAGEALLERTKTCGFACAPVVSPEGVAAVLFADHGPDGADCAFESAQELNGLAAQIGLVLHSALVKA